The genomic interval ATCCCATGAAACAAGTGTGACCCCTCAGCAAGAATTTCCCCCATAATATTAATCCTTGTAAATCTCAATTAAGTTTCATCATTTCTAGATGCAAGAAACAAGAAATGAAAATATGATTGGAATGTTTACATTTCCGGCACGAATCTCCTACCTACACTAGACTAGACCATCAATCTTATAGATCACGGCATGTTTTACCATCGCAGAATGACTCTATTCTAGGACAAGGAAAACCCTTATATCCACAAACAAGTTAGCAAATTACTTCGAGTTTCATGTTTCAAAACAAAGTGGTAACTTGACATACGTAATGAAAGTTTAAACAGTTCCATAGGCAATAGGCAAGCATGAATATGAGAGAATCAAAATGAATCAGAAACCAAATACTTCacatgtaaaaatgaaaaatgcaTCATCATAGATTTGGCAGTATGTAAGTACATTTACAACACTCGATCAAGAAATCAAAAGCATTCACTCATGCAAATATTGAAAGCCAAAAACAAAAAGATACCATAGTTTTGTAAGTATGAAAAGTCTTCTCCTCAAATACCATTGATTTACCACATCATCAGAGCTTCAATTCCTAGTACATTCATTATCCGAACATTCCCATTTTTTCAGCAATCATTTTCATTATCCAAAATAATTTCGAGCAGGGAAATCAAGCAAAGAACCATTCCACAAACACAGAACACTCCTCTATTAAGACTACCTATCCTTTTCGATCACAAAGCTAATCCTAAGATTCCTGCTACTAATTCTATTGAGCTTAATCACTACCAATGAGATACCCGACATCTACTCTGGTAAACACAATCTTCTTAATTCACGGTCAAGGTATTATGGAAACAATCAGTAACTAGCAAAATCATCCATTTCAACTTGAATAATTAAAAAGCCAATTCCCATTCAAACAAACCCCAATTCAATAAAAACGAAAATTCAACAGTAAAAAGAAGAACATTGCAAGAGGAAAAGTAAGCTTACGCCGTCGTTTCTTGGCCACCACCTTGAGTACCGGTACTGACGAAGAACCCACCTGGCTTCCCAGCAAGCTTCTGCTCCTTCCACAACTGTCCCGTCGAATCAAAAAAGGCTTTCATCTGCGCCGCCATAGACCCATACCTCGTCGGAAACCCAAACAAGACACCATCAGCCTCCGCCAGCTCTTCCGCCGTGATTTCAGGAATCTCAGGATCCTTCGGCGGCGCTTTCATCTGATCCAAAACCTCAATCGGCAATGTCTCAGCCACCCTAAACAAAACCCCCTCCACTCCATCAACCGAATCAACTCCCTTCTTCATCCTCCTAGCCAACCCCTCCACGTGTCCGTACATCGAGTAGAACACAACGAACACCTTCAGCTTCTTCGCAGCAGCTACCGCGGCGTTATCATCGTTAACAGTCGCAGGATTCGAAACGGCATCGTACGACCTATCATCGGCCGGAATCGGCGCGTTTACCGATACTTGCCGGGAATCTTCAGCGGCGGCGGCGGCGCCTGAAGGCACCTTCTTCTTGCTTGGAACACAGCCACCGCCCTTCCCCATCTCTTACTGCGTTTTTAAAAACTCAATCCTTGCTTTTCAAGAAATCAGAATTCAAAAACTCCTTTccgtttttcaaaatttaaaaatattcaaagGTAAACAAAAACGAGCTCGAAgacttttttctctttttcttttttttttggcgaAAACGGATTTGGTTGGGAAGAAAGGCCACGTGGCGGCGTTTAGTGGGTACCTGAGAGAGTGAGACGACGTCGTAGTGTAGAGGAAACGAAGGGTTTGGATTTGGAATATATGGAAAATGGATCGTTAAGGATTCGTCTGTTttggaaattaattaaattaaaatatgaaaaaaattagataaaacTGTTAGAAGCCGCCGTGATTGGTTGCTACACAGTCATGACTCATCTACCaactcttttttaaaaaaaaaataaataaatattgaattgaataataataataataatgaaacagTAAGAGCACCATGTGTTGATGATGTTGATATTGGCATCTGCCTAACtggaaataattattaagaaaaataataatagt from Cannabis sativa cultivar Pink pepper isolate KNU-18-1 chromosome 4, ASM2916894v1, whole genome shotgun sequence carries:
- the LOC115714450 gene encoding probable NAD(P)H dehydrogenase (quinone) FQR1-like 2; protein product: MGKGGGCVPSKKKVPSGAAAAAEDSRQVSVNAPIPADDRSYDAVSNPATVNDDNAAVAAAKKLKVFVVFYSMYGHVEGLARRMKKGVDSVDGVEGVLFRVAETLPIEVLDQMKAPPKDPEIPEITAEELAEADGVLFGFPTRYGSMAAQMKAFFDSTGQLWKEQKLAGKPGGFFVSTGTQGGGQETTAWTAITQLVHHGMLFVPIGYTFGAGMFKMDSIRGGSPYGAGVFAGDGTREPTETELALAEHQGKYMAAVVKKLSFA